In Listeria monocytogenes, the following proteins share a genomic window:
- the rimM gene encoding ribosome maturation factor RimM (Essential for efficient processing of 16S rRNA), protein MEKMYNVGKIVNTHGLIGEIRVIATTDFPEERFQVGNTVYLFEKNSKKPEKLIIRSHRKHKNFDLLMFEGFTGIHQVERMKEGVLKIKEAQLTDLEENEFYFHEIIGCTVVTTDGEELGEITEILTPGANDVWVVKGSDKKEKLIPYIADVVKEININDKKITIEVMEGLLD, encoded by the coding sequence ATGGAGAAAATGTATAATGTAGGGAAAATTGTTAATACGCATGGCTTAATCGGTGAAATTCGTGTTATCGCAACGACCGATTTTCCAGAAGAACGGTTCCAAGTTGGGAATACCGTGTACTTATTTGAAAAAAACAGCAAAAAGCCTGAAAAACTAATTATTCGTTCACACCGCAAACATAAGAACTTTGATTTGCTGATGTTTGAAGGATTCACTGGAATTCATCAAGTGGAACGTATGAAAGAAGGCGTACTTAAAATCAAAGAAGCGCAACTAACTGATTTAGAGGAGAACGAATTTTATTTTCATGAAATCATCGGTTGTACCGTTGTAACGACTGATGGCGAAGAGCTTGGCGAAATCACAGAAATTCTAACACCAGGCGCCAATGATGTATGGGTTGTAAAAGGCAGCGACAAAAAAGAAAAACTAATTCCTTATATTGCCGACGTTGTAAAAGAAATCAATATTAATGACAAAAAAATTACAATCGAAGTCATGGAAGGACTGCTAGATTAA
- a CDS encoding gamma-glutamyl-gamma-aminobutyrate hydrolase family protein, producing MKPVIGITGNRLVKGVDVFYGHRVTYTQQRYVDAIQKVGGFPIALPIDDPSVAVQAISLVDGLLLTGGQDITPQFYLEEPSQEIGAYFPPRDSYEIALVRAALDAGKPIFAICRGMQLVNVALGGSLYQDISQVETKALQHLQRVDEQLGSHTIDIEPTSELAKHHPNKKLVNSLHHQFIKKLAPSFKVTARTADGMIEAVEGDNLPSWYLGVQWHPELMFQTDPESEQLFQALVDESKKTMVK from the coding sequence ATGAAGCCAGTTATTGGAATTACCGGAAATAGATTAGTAAAAGGTGTAGATGTTTTTTACGGACACCGTGTGACTTATACACAACAGCGCTATGTAGATGCTATTCAAAAAGTTGGCGGATTTCCTATCGCTTTGCCAATAGATGACCCGTCTGTTGCCGTTCAAGCAATTTCTCTCGTAGATGGTTTGCTTTTAACCGGTGGACAAGACATTACGCCACAATTTTATTTAGAAGAGCCGTCCCAAGAAATCGGCGCTTATTTTCCACCGCGGGACAGCTATGAAATCGCCTTAGTTCGAGCAGCATTAGACGCTGGAAAACCGATTTTTGCTATTTGCCGTGGGATGCAACTAGTTAATGTGGCGTTAGGCGGCTCACTTTATCAAGATATTAGCCAAGTCGAAACGAAAGCCCTCCAACACTTGCAGCGCGTCGATGAACAACTTGGCTCTCATACAATTGATATTGAACCGACAAGTGAACTCGCAAAGCATCATCCGAATAAAAAATTAGTCAATTCGCTGCATCACCAATTTATCAAAAAATTAGCGCCGAGTTTTAAAGTAACAGCGCGCACTGCGGATGGAATGATTGAAGCAGTAGAAGGTGACAATTTGCCAAGTTGGTATTTAGGTGTTCAGTGGCACCCAGAATTAATGTTCCAAACAGATCCGGAAAGTGAACAATTATTCCAGGCATTAGTAGATGAATCCAAAAAAACTATGGTAAAATAA
- a CDS encoding YlqD family protein: MEIIQKVVVKQILTEASKQELIEYYTEQKRQIEQECDQLHFEQKKMERKSKFQPERVADYFTHELDLRREKKKLIQFQMEQLEVLELGSEIREREMETIIDVQVGDKWDKSIFDKTIVVKDGIIVEIR, encoded by the coding sequence GTGGAAATCATCCAAAAAGTTGTCGTCAAACAAATTCTAACCGAAGCAAGTAAACAAGAATTAATCGAGTATTATACCGAGCAAAAACGACAAATCGAACAAGAATGCGACCAGTTGCATTTTGAACAAAAGAAAATGGAACGAAAAAGTAAATTTCAACCAGAACGAGTGGCCGATTACTTTACCCACGAACTCGACCTGCGCCGAGAAAAGAAAAAACTTATTCAGTTTCAAATGGAACAATTAGAAGTCCTCGAACTTGGCAGTGAAATTCGCGAACGAGAAATGGAAACGATTATTGATGTACAAGTAGGAGACAAGTGGGATAAATCCATTTTTGATAAAACCATTGTTGTAAAAGATGGAATCATAGTAGAAATACGCTAG